One genomic region from Rosa rugosa chromosome 1, drRosRugo1.1, whole genome shotgun sequence encodes:
- the LOC133738960 gene encoding uncharacterized protein LOC133738960: MATINGFHLHMSSLRSQEHKSQVLHGTNLLCLHESTPHPRSSSFNKVPRKPSHDYRLISKATSHASDSSQPEPHQVPAKSPFSAWKHWILGLTLSILVPSFRHKGGPFLVLKSKVDVAVETVESVTEVVEELAEEVEKVSEQVADKLPDDAKLKKAVESVEHLAEEAVEKAKLAEDIIHKVKEVEKEVEEALIDGSDKKP; this comes from the exons ATGGCAACCATCAATGGCTTCCACCTTCACATGTCCAGCCTCAgaagccaagaacacaagtcCCAAGTCCTGCATGGTACTAATTTGCTGTGTCTCCATGAGAGTACTCCTCATCCAAGATCATCATCATTCAACAAAGTTCCAAGAAAACCCAGCCATGATTACAGACTGATCTCAAA GGCGACGTCTCATGCATCAGATAGTTCTCAACCAGAACCTCATCAAGTTCCGGCCAAATCCCCATTCTCTGCCTG GAAACATTGGATACTGGGATTAACGTTAAGCATATTAGTACCTTCTTTTAGACACAAAGGGGGACCCTTCCTAGTCCTTAAAA GCAAGGTGGATGTGGCAGTGGAAACAGTGGAGTCCGTGACAGAGGTTGTGGAAGAGTTAGCTGAGGAAGTAGAGAAGGTGTCTGAACAAGTAGCAGACAAGCTACCTGATGATGCTAAGCTTAAGAAAGCTGTGGAGTCAGTTGAACATTTGGCCGAAGAAGCAGTGGAGAAAGCTAAGCTAGCTGAGGATATCATTCACAAGGTAAAGGAAGTGGAGAAAGAGGTGGAGGAGGCACTAATTGATGGCTCAGACAAGAAGCCTTAG
- the LOC133724539 gene encoding uncharacterized protein LOC133724539 — protein MAGWISNNAKMNLKAVDGNEMFQGLSKSAGLDLIQNCDLPPPMKVFTGSADKTVVSSMNRICSMMAREDHENSHELIDMYRGDGDQNYGKLELLKALRLSQTRAREAEKKAEKLAKEKECLSNALLAEAKELFAYRQWVRLLELKVSKLHSQLAEQEHQECCGCETWIVALALCLGIAGVGFAFGSRYLY, from the coding sequence ATGGCTGGGTGGATTTCAAATAACGCAAAGATGAATCTTAAAGCTGTGGATGGGAATGAAATGTTTCAGGGTCTATCCAAGTCTGCTGGTTTGGACCTTATACAGAATTGTGATCTTCCTCCACCCATGAAAGTCTTCACAGGTTCTGCAGACAAGACTGTTGTGTCATCCATGAACAGAATTTGCAGCATGATGGCCCGAGAAGATCACGAAAACAGCCACGAGTTAATCGACATGTATAGAGGAGACGGCGATCAGAATTATGGGAAGCTGGAGCTCTTGAAAGCCTTGAGGCTTTCGCAAACAAGAGCGAGGGAGGCAGAGAAGAAGGCTGAGAAGTTGGCAAAGGAAAAGGAATGTCTTTCCAATGCTCTGCTCGCTGAGGCGAAAGAGCTTTTTGCTTACCGGCAATGGGTGAGGTTGCTTGAGCTAAAAGTTTCGAAGCTGCATTCACAACTGGCAGAACAAGAACATCAGGAATGCTGTGGCTGTGAGACTTGGATTGTAGCTTTGGCACTTTGTTTGGGGATTGCTGGTGTTGGGTTTG